A single region of the Thermotoga profunda AZM34c06 genome encodes:
- a CDS encoding YdcF family protein, which produces MVVFQKIIEAFLLPPGFFVTLFILMSILWCKKAPKKALSMFFLAIVFYFLSSIIGIFLLLYPLEKSYSYSDLQDAEVVVVLGGGVVKTPDGYQLSIHTVARLLRGLEIANKKHLPLIVTGGKLPGVDQLPEAEIMKQQAISLGFEEGNIFVEPLARTTKENAFYTIALMKQKAFKKAVLVTSAVHMKRAVYCFEKNGVSVIPCPTAFLYDHSKIEWIDLIPNKDALDANLAAIHEYLGLVWYRITDFLK; this is translated from the coding sequence ATGGTAGTCTTTCAAAAGATAATTGAAGCATTTTTGTTGCCACCTGGATTTTTCGTGACACTGTTCATTTTAATGAGTATTTTGTGGTGCAAGAAAGCTCCAAAAAAAGCCTTATCGATGTTTTTCTTGGCAATCGTATTTTACTTTCTCAGTAGTATAATTGGAATTTTTCTGTTGTTATATCCACTTGAAAAATCTTACTCTTATAGCGATCTTCAGGATGCCGAAGTGGTTGTCGTGCTTGGTGGTGGGGTTGTGAAGACGCCCGATGGCTATCAGTTATCAATTCACACTGTTGCCCGATTGTTGAGAGGTTTGGAGATCGCTAACAAAAAACATTTGCCTTTGATTGTAACTGGTGGTAAACTTCCTGGAGTTGATCAATTACCTGAAGCTGAAATCATGAAACAACAGGCAATTTCTCTTGGTTTTGAGGAAGGCAATATCTTTGTAGAACCATTGGCAAGAACAACTAAAGAAAATGCCTTTTATACTATTGCACTTATGAAGCAAAAAGCATTTAAAAAAGCTGTTCTTGTAACTTCAGCTGTTCATATGAAACGTGCTGTCTACTGTTTTGAAAAAAATGGAGTATCGGTGATACCTTGTCCCACGGCTTTTCTATATGATCACTCGAAAATTGAATGGATTGACTTGATACCAAACAAAGACGCTCTTGATGCAAATCTTGCGGCTATTCACGAATACCTCGGTTTGGTCTGGTATAGAATCACAGACTTTCTAAAGTAA
- the alaS gene encoding alanine--tRNA ligase, whose product MTGDELRQEFLRFFESKGHKVLPSASLIPNDPQLLFTVAGMVPFKPIFWGKVEPVYTRIATCQKCLRTNDIDNVGRTPRHQTFFEMLGNFSFGDYFKKEAITWAWEFVTKILKLPEEKLWVTIYKDDEEAFKIWRDLVGIPEKKIVRMGKDTNFWGPAGPTGPCGPCSEIHYDTGVMDDCPKNEECTPANSDKRFLEIWNLVFTEFNQDENGNLNPLPKKNIDTGAGLERIASVIQKVGGNFETDLFMPIINRIGEVLNVKYKESNSKDISIRVIADHSRAVSFLIADGVFPSNEERGYVLRRILRRAVRHGVLLGAKKPFLHFINDAVIEKMGKTYPELVERRKLILEVTQTEEERFFKTIVQGNEMLNDIIAKSHKIISGEDVFKLYDTYGFPPDIVVDVARERGLEVDLNEFERLMELQREKARSARIEVEFAKSSEDYNRLAKTIKTAFVGYETLNCEATVIYTKKQDSRLEVVFDKTCFYAERGGQVADTGKISWDNGSAIVEHVYVPIEGIIAHVVRLEYGELHQGMRVRLQVDKEKRDATARNHTATHLLHAALRKALGNHVKQSGSLVAPDRLRFDFTHYQALTKDEIEQIENLVNSTIFEALPVVTQEKSYKEAVAEGAIALFGEKYGDVVRVVKISNFSEELCGGTHVKNTGNIGLFKIISESAISAGTRRIEATTGFNALNYLRTKEQLIENICEKLGTSQDEVSLRIENLLEKNHIMQRELEQLRSKSLTLQLKQAPVKQIKDIKFLYHIFDDVESNELRNLSDIAISGENSLVALLFSVSRDKVNLIVRVTQDLTKKIKAGDIAKYAAQILEGGGGGRPDFAQAGGKNPTKINEVIEYTKRLLEQK is encoded by the coding sequence ATGACTGGTGATGAACTTAGGCAAGAATTTTTGAGATTTTTTGAATCCAAAGGTCACAAGGTATTACCAAGTGCTTCTTTGATACCAAATGATCCCCAGCTTTTGTTCACAGTTGCTGGTATGGTGCCTTTTAAGCCTATCTTCTGGGGCAAGGTTGAACCTGTCTACACAAGAATTGCAACTTGCCAAAAATGTTTGAGAACAAATGATATAGACAACGTAGGAAGAACACCAAGACATCAAACTTTTTTCGAGATGCTTGGTAATTTTTCCTTTGGAGACTACTTCAAAAAAGAAGCGATCACTTGGGCATGGGAGTTTGTCACCAAGATCTTGAAACTTCCCGAAGAGAAATTATGGGTAACGATATACAAAGACGATGAGGAAGCTTTCAAGATATGGAGAGATCTGGTAGGAATTCCTGAGAAAAAGATAGTTCGTATGGGTAAAGATACGAATTTCTGGGGACCTGCGGGTCCAACAGGTCCATGTGGACCATGTTCAGAGATTCATTACGACACTGGTGTTATGGATGATTGCCCAAAGAACGAAGAATGCACACCAGCCAACTCAGATAAACGCTTTTTGGAAATATGGAATCTGGTCTTCACGGAATTCAATCAAGATGAAAATGGAAATCTCAATCCGCTTCCGAAAAAGAACATAGATACTGGTGCTGGTCTGGAAAGAATCGCTTCCGTAATTCAAAAAGTTGGCGGAAACTTCGAAACAGATTTGTTCATGCCAATAATAAATCGTATAGGAGAAGTATTGAATGTGAAGTATAAAGAAAGCAACTCAAAAGATATTTCTATAAGAGTTATTGCCGATCATTCAAGAGCCGTTAGCTTTTTGATAGCCGATGGTGTTTTCCCATCGAATGAAGAGCGTGGCTATGTACTGAGAAGGATCCTGAGAAGAGCCGTTCGGCACGGGGTGTTACTTGGTGCAAAAAAGCCATTTCTCCACTTTATCAATGATGCAGTTATAGAGAAAATGGGAAAAACTTACCCAGAACTCGTTGAAAGAAGAAAATTAATCCTTGAAGTTACTCAGACTGAAGAAGAAAGGTTTTTCAAGACAATAGTTCAAGGCAACGAAATGCTCAATGATATCATCGCCAAATCCCACAAGATAATCAGTGGAGAAGATGTTTTCAAACTGTATGATACATATGGTTTCCCACCAGATATAGTCGTTGATGTTGCCAGAGAACGTGGTCTTGAAGTAGATCTAAATGAATTTGAAAGGCTCATGGAATTACAAAGAGAAAAGGCAAGAAGCGCAAGGATTGAAGTTGAGTTTGCTAAATCATCAGAAGATTACAACAGGCTTGCAAAGACGATCAAAACAGCTTTTGTAGGTTATGAAACTCTAAATTGTGAAGCGACTGTCATTTATACAAAAAAGCAAGACTCGAGATTAGAAGTTGTTTTTGATAAAACCTGTTTTTACGCCGAAAGAGGTGGCCAGGTAGCCGATACGGGTAAGATTTCTTGGGATAATGGCTCAGCTATTGTAGAACATGTTTACGTCCCAATCGAGGGAATCATTGCTCATGTGGTTAGACTTGAATATGGAGAACTGCATCAAGGCATGAGGGTGAGACTTCAAGTAGATAAAGAGAAAAGAGATGCCACAGCGAGAAATCACACCGCAACGCATCTTTTACATGCTGCTTTGAGAAAAGCACTTGGAAATCATGTAAAACAATCGGGTTCACTCGTTGCACCAGACAGACTCAGGTTTGATTTCACACATTATCAGGCATTAACAAAAGATGAAATTGAACAGATAGAGAATCTTGTCAACAGCACTATTTTTGAAGCATTACCTGTTGTTACGCAGGAAAAATCCTATAAAGAAGCTGTGGCAGAAGGTGCAATAGCATTGTTTGGAGAAAAATACGGCGATGTGGTCAGAGTCGTCAAGATATCCAATTTCAGCGAGGAATTGTGCGGTGGAACTCATGTCAAAAACACCGGAAATATAGGTTTGTTCAAAATAATCTCTGAATCTGCGATCTCTGCTGGTACAAGACGTATAGAAGCAACAACGGGTTTCAATGCATTGAATTATCTGAGAACAAAAGAACAACTAATAGAAAATATCTGCGAAAAACTTGGTACATCACAAGACGAAGTTTCGTTGAGAATTGAAAATCTACTCGAAAAGAATCATATTATGCAAAGAGAATTGGAACAGCTCAGATCAAAATCATTGACCTTACAACTCAAACAGGCTCCCGTGAAACAGATCAAAGATATAAAATTCTTGTACCACATATTTGATGATGTTGAATCAAATGAATTGCGAAATCTTTCAGATATAGCCATTTCTGGTGAAAATTCTTTAGTAGCACTTCTATTCTCTGTGAGCAGAGATAAAGTCAATTTGATAGTGCGTGTCACTCAGGATCTCACAAAAAAGATCAAAGCGGGAGATATAGCAAAATACGCTGCCCAGATTTTGGAAGGTGGCGGCGGAGGAAGACCAGATTTTGCACAAGCTGGTGGCAAAAATCCCACAAAGATAAACGAAGTCATAGAATACACAAAAAGATTACTTGAACAAAAGTAA